One window of Mucilaginibacter inviolabilis genomic DNA carries:
- a CDS encoding efflux RND transporter periplasmic adaptor subunit, which yields MKKILYIPAFLFLAACSNKQPKDKLAELADLKKQQADLNTKITKLQAEVGAKDSSKTTDVSIIAIKPAQFTNYVQIQGKIDAQDNVTAYPQASAVITAIYVKVGQHVSKGQTLAQLDDNVLRQNIAQSAAQVDLNQTLFNRQKNLWDQKIGTEVQFLQAQTTLQTAKKALAGLKQQASQYRIVSPINGTVDQMDLKLGQAASPGQTGIRVVNADVLKVKADVPESYAGSVNTGNQVKISVPDANDSLVTKVTFAAKVIDPTSRSFGVEIKLPVRKSLRPNMTAIIQIANYSKANTIVVPVKAILKSENGDYVFVNQNGTAKKVNVKSGTTYGGNTEILSGLKDGDQLVTEGATEIEDGDKIKVLQSAN from the coding sequence ATGAAAAAAATATTATATATACCGGCCTTCCTATTTTTAGCAGCTTGCTCCAATAAACAACCCAAAGATAAATTGGCAGAGCTGGCCGACTTGAAAAAGCAACAGGCAGATCTGAATACAAAGATTACCAAATTACAAGCTGAAGTTGGTGCAAAAGATTCATCTAAAACAACAGATGTAAGCATCATCGCTATAAAACCAGCTCAGTTTACCAATTATGTGCAAATACAAGGTAAAATTGATGCTCAGGATAACGTAACAGCTTATCCGCAGGCTTCGGCTGTTATTACAGCCATCTACGTAAAAGTAGGGCAGCATGTAAGCAAAGGACAAACACTGGCCCAGCTGGATGATAATGTGCTGAGACAAAACATAGCGCAAAGCGCGGCCCAGGTTGATTTAAATCAAACATTGTTCAATCGTCAAAAAAATCTTTGGGATCAAAAAATAGGTACCGAAGTGCAATTTTTACAAGCGCAAACAACTTTACAAACCGCCAAAAAAGCTTTAGCCGGATTAAAACAGCAGGCAAGCCAATACCGCATTGTATCACCTATTAACGGAACTGTCGATCAGATGGATCTTAAATTAGGTCAGGCTGCATCACCGGGCCAAACAGGCATCAGGGTAGTGAATGCCGATGTTTTAAAAGTGAAGGCTGATGTGCCAGAATCTTATGCAGGCAGCGTAAACACCGGCAACCAGGTAAAAATATCAGTGCCCGATGCTAATGACTCATTGGTTACTAAAGTAACTTTTGCAGCTAAGGTTATTGACCCAACATCACGCAGCTTTGGTGTGGAGATCAAATTACCTGTACGCAAAAGCCTTCGTCCCAACATGACGGCCATCATTCAGATAGCTAACTACTCCAAAGCTAATACCATTGTAGTACCGGTTAAGGCTATCCTGAAATCAGAAAATGGTGATTACGTATTTGTAAACCAAAACGGAACGGCCAAAAAAGTGAATGTAAAATCTGGAACAACCTATGGTGGCAACACCGAGATATTATCTGGATTAAAAGATGGCGATCAACTGGTTACCGAAGGAGCCACCGAAATTGAGGATGGCGACAAAATTAAGGTATTACAGTCTGCTAATTAA